Genomic DNA from Solanum dulcamara chromosome 4, daSolDulc1.2, whole genome shotgun sequence:
TGTTCTTCGTATTttctccctccatttcatattaagtgaatttttgagggatttttcattgttcaaaataattgaattgttcaaagttcaagatagatgtttgagactttttccatatttgccctttcatttattgaagttttatattttctaggagataaatcacactacttgcaaagttatatttatgattttacaaagggTAATAGTGAGaaatatggttcaaattatgtccttaaatgtttttcttaatgTGTGCATTGCTttacaaattcacttaatatggaatggagGGGGTaacaaacatgagaaaataaatttataaaacacttatttttcaagaaaacattttccatcaTACCAAACACATCTTAAATGTTTTCTCCTCCTTTTTCCCCCCTAATGGTTTTGTAATTTGATATGGGAAGAGGATGGAGTGAGTGCAAACACAAGCTTAACAGGGACATCAGTTGGAAAAGATTTGTCAGGCACAGACAAGATGTGGAACACCTTCTCTGCTCTTGGAGATATTGCCTTTGCCTATGCTTTCTCTACTGTTCTTATTGAAATTCAGGCAAAAGAACCTTTCTTTTAACcaccactttttttttttcagtttgTTAAACTTTTCCAGTCCACTTAATGCATGTTTCTGACAACTGAAATTTAACAGGACACACTGAAATCCCATCCACCAGAAAATAAGTCCATGAAGAAAGCTACATTGACTGGTATCTCTGTCTCAACAATATTTTACACACTCTGTGGACTTCTAGGGTATGCTGCATTTGGAAACAAAGCACCTGGAAACTTTTTAACAGGCTTCGGATTCTATGAACCTTTCTGGCTTGTTGATTTCGCTAATGTATGCATCGTGGTTCATCTTGTTGGAGCTTACCAGGTAACATCGAACGTCACAAACACAGTCCCTAGTAGTTCTTTTGTATTTTTGATGAAACATGGTGTTCAGGTCAAGCTTTCatgcacctcgactaattccatgAGATACCTGCTACCTTCCACCAGCAATAGGTACTAGGTAACTTTGTTCACCAAGGCTAGGATAGCTGGGaagaatcacctagtgtttttgtctTTGCTGGGATTTGAACTTAAGACCTCATGGCTCTCgaccacttcattgaccactaggacACACCCTTGGATGCCGGTCCTTAGTAGTTTTTCTTGTGAAATAATGGCGGTGTCTGGAGTAGCTTATGCACACATCGACTATTCCACTGGCACCTTTAACCTCAAAGTGGAATAGTCGATGTGTGCATCCAACTTCATTGACTGCTAGGCCATAACCTTGGGTGCACACGTCTAGTGTTTCATATAACAGATCAATTGAATCCCAATGGCAAAGCTCAGTTTGATATTATGTTTGCAGGTGTTCTGTCAACCCATATTTGGATTTGTAGAGGGTTGGAGCAAACAGAAATGGCCAGAAAGTAAATTCATAACAAAAGAATACATGATTAACCTTTCACCCTTGGGGTTGTTCAATTTCAGTTTTTACAGGCTGGTGTGGAGAACTTCATATGTGGTATTCACAACCATATTAGCCATGTTATTCCCTTTCTTCAATGATTTCGTCGGTCTTCTGGGAGCAGCCTCATTTTGGCCACTCACTGTCTATTTCCCTATTCAGATGTACATTGCACAAGCCAAGATTCCTAAATATTCATTTACCTGGATTTGGTTGAAGATATTGAGTTTTGTGTGCTTGATTATCTCACTTCTTGCTGCTGCTGGATCTGTTCAAGGCCTTATCAAATCTCTCCGGGAATTCAAGCCCTTCCGTTCTCAGTCTTGAGGTTCCTGTGGCTAACTTGTAGAGAATAAGAAAGACAAGAACCTCCCCTAAAGCCCCCTCCCTCACCTCCTCCAATCTCCCTCTTCTTTTAGTG
This window encodes:
- the LOC129885657 gene encoding amino acid permease 6-like isoform X1 is translated as MEGSFNVSMGGAIDDSSKFDDDGRPKRTGTVLTTSAHIITAVIGSGVLSLAWATAQLGWIAGPVALIAFSAITWFTSLLLADCYRAPDGSRSYTYMDAVRTHLGGRKVQLCGLAQYSNLFGVTIGYAITTSISMVAIKRSNCFHSKGHDAGCHESNNPFIIIFGIMQILLSQIPNFHKLSFLSIIAAVMSFAYSFIGLGLSIAKIAKDGVSANTSLTGTSVGKDLSGTDKMWNTFSALGDIAFAYAFSTVLIEIQDTLKSHPPENKSMKKATLTGISVSTIFYTLCGLLGYAAFGNKAPGNFLTGFGFYEPFWLVDFANVCIVVHLVGAYQVFCQPIFGFVEGWSKQKWPESKFITKEYMINLSPLGLFNFSFYRLVWRTSYVVFTTILAMLFPFFNDFVGLLGAASFWPLTVYFPIQMYIAQAKIPKYSFTWIWLKILSFVCLIISLLAAAGSVQGLIKSLREFKPFRSQS
- the LOC129885657 gene encoding amino acid permease 6-like isoform X2, with amino-acid sequence MEGSFNVSMGGAIDDSSKFDDDGRPKRTGTVLTTSAHIITAVIGSGVLSLAWATAQLGWIAGPVALIAFSAITWFTSLLLADCYRAPDGSRSYTYMDAVRTHLGGRKVQLCGLAQYSNLFGVTIGYAITTSISMVAIKRSNCFHSKGHDAGCHESNNPFIIIFGIMQILLSQIPNFHKLSFLSIIAAVMSFAYSFIGLGLSIAKIAKDGVSANTSLTGTSVGKDLSGTDKMWNTFSALGDIAFAYAFSTVLIEIQDTLKSHPPENKSMKKATLTGISVSTIFYTLCGLLGYAAFGNKAPGNFLTGFGFYEPFWLVDFANVCIVVHLVGAYQVFCQPIFGFVEGWSKQKWPESKFITKEYMINLSPLGLFNFSFYRLVWRTSYVMYIAQAKIPKYSFTWIWLKILSFVCLIISLLAAAGSVQGLIKSLREFKPFRSQS